A single Lolium perenne isolate Kyuss_39 chromosome 6, Kyuss_2.0, whole genome shotgun sequence DNA region contains:
- the LOC127326408 gene encoding heavy metal-associated isoprenylated plant protein 47-like, with the protein MTQKIVIQVQMSSDRCRPRAMALAAATRGVDSVAVAGDAKDQLVVVGDGVDPVKLTSALRRKVGPAQLVQVGDVKKEEEKKPAAAAAEVVEYQSHPGYYQWQPEPVSVAYPISAGDGYGYACARPDTCSIM; encoded by the coding sequence ATGACGCAGAAGATCGTGATCCAGGTGCAGATGTCGAGCGACAGGTGCCGGCCGAGGGCGATGGCgctggcggcggcgacgcgagGGGTGGACTCGGTGGCGGTGGCCGGAGACGCCAAGGACCAGTTGGTGGTCGTCGGCGACGGCGTCGACCCCGTTAAGCTAACCAGCGCGCTGCGGAGGAAGGTCGGCCCCGCGCAGCTGGTGCAGGTCGGCGACGtcaagaaggaggaggagaagaagccggCGGCCGCCGCGGCTGAGGTGGTCGAGTACCAGTCCCACCCGGGGTACTACCAATGGCAGCCGGAGCCGGTCAGCGTCGCCTACCCTATTTCTGCCGGCGACGGCTACGGGTACGCGTGCGCGCGGCCGGACACCTGCTCGATAATGTAG